The Pseudomonas fulva 12-X sequence CGATCGGGAAGATCATGTCGGCGCTGGTGCCATCCTGGCGCACCTCGCCGTTGATGGTCAGGCGGATGCCGATGTCGGCCAGGTCGCTGACCGCGTCACCCGGCACGAAGGGTGCCAGCACGCAGGCGCCGTCGAAGGACTTGGCCGGCTCCCACGGGTGGCCCTTGTCCTTGAGCTTGTTCTGCACGTCGCGCAGGGTCAGGTCCAGGGCCGGGGCGAAACCGGAGATGGCGTCGAGCACTTCTTCTTCATTCGGCTTGCGCGACAACGGCTTGCCGATCAGCACGGCGATTTCCACTTCGTAGTGCACCGAGCCCCGGTCTTGCGGGATGCTGAAGCCGCCTTCCAGCGGCACCACGCAGCTGCCCGGCTTGATGAACAGCATCGGCTCGGTCGGCAGCGGGTTGTTGAGTTCCTTAGCGTGTTCGGCGTAGTTACGGCCGACGCACACCACCTTGCCCAGCGGGAAATGGATACGGGTGCCATCGATGTACTGGTGCTGGTAGCTCATGGTCGCTCCTGTTGTTGTATTGGCTTCAGGCGAAGATCTTGCCCGGATTCATGATGCCGTTGGGGTCGAACACCGCCTTGATCGCCTTCATGTAGGCGATTTCCGCCGGCGAGCGGCTGTACTGCAGGTAATCGCGCTTGACCAGACCCACGCCGTGCTCGGCGGAGATCGAGCCGTTGTAGCGCTCGACGGTCTCGAACACCCACTTGTTGACCCGTGCGCACGAGGCGAAGAAGGCCTCCTTGTCCATGTGCTCGGGTTTGAGAATGTTCAGGTGCAGGTTACCGTCGCCGATATGGCCGTACCAGACAACTTCATAGTCGGGGTAGTGCTCGGTGACGATGGCGTCGATGTCACGCAGAAAGGCCGGCACCTTGGAGACGGTGACGGAGATGTCGTTCTTGTAGGGTGTGTGGTGCGAGATGGTTTCCGACAGGTACTCGCGCAGCTTCCACAGGTTCTTCAGCTGGGTCTGGCTCTGGCTCATTACCCCGTCCAGCACCCAGCCCTGCTCGATACAGTGCTCGAAAGTGCTCAGGGCTTCGCTGGCCACTTCCTCGCTGCTGGCTTCGAATTCCAGCAACGCGTAGAACGGGCACGGGGTGTCGAACGGCGACGGTACGTCACCGCGGGCCATGATCCGCGCCAGTCCCTTGTCGGAGAAGAACTCGAAGGCGGTGAGGTCGAGCTTGCTCTGGAAGGCGTGCAGCACCGGCATGATCGAGTCGAAATCCGCGGTGCCGAGCACCATGGCGGTGAGGTTGCGCGGGGCGCGGTCCAGGCGCATGGTCGCCTCGACCACGAAGCCCAGAGTGCCTTCAGCACCAATGAAAAGCTGCCGCAGGTCGTAACCGGTGGCGTTCTTGATCAGGTCCTTGTTCAACTCGAGCAATTCGCCGGTGCCGGTGACTACCTTAAGCCCCGCCACCCAGTTGCGGGTCAGGCCGTAGCGGATCACCTTGATGCCGCCGGCGTTGGTGCCGATATTGCCGCCGATCTGACTGGAGCCGCTGGAGGCGAAATCCACCGGGTAGTACAGGCCCTTGTCCTCGGCGAACTGCTGCAACACGCCGGTGACCACGCCCGGCTGGCAGACCACGGTACGGTTGGATTCATCGAAGTCGAGGATCTGGTTCATGTAATCGAACGACACCACCACCTCGCCGTTGGCCGCCACGGCCGCCGCCGACAACCCGGTGCGGCCACCCGACGGCACCAGCGCGATCTTGTGGGCATTGGCCCAGCGCACGATGGCCTGCACCTGCTCGACGGTCTTGGGAAACACGATGGCGCTGGGCGCCGGCGCGTATTGCCGGGTCCAGTCCTTGCCATAGGTTTCCAGGGAGGCGGCGTCGGTGAGCACCTTGCCGGGCTCGACCAGCGTTTTGAGTTCGTCAATCGGCATGAGATCGGTCATAGCAACTCTCGAATCGTTCATGGTCGCCCTGAGAACCGTTCAGGTCGCAACCGAGCAAGGAAAAGGCAAGCCATGCTAGCATATGCCCCCCGCGAATCGCCCTGCACAGCGACTTGCCGGCCCGATTGGCGAGTGCGCCGATCCTTCTCCTGACACTTAAATTAGTGGGGCAACAGGTACTCCGATGAGCACGACCTCTCTCGACAAGAGCAAGATCAAGTTCCTTCTTCTCGAAGGCGTCCACCAAAATGCCGTGGATACCCTGAAGGCGTCCGGCTACACCAACATCGAGTACCTCAAGACCGCGCTGTCCGGCGACGAGTTGAAAGAGAAGATCGCCGACGCCCATTTCATCGGCATCCGCTCGCGCACCCAGCTGACCGAAGAGATCTTCGACTGCGCCAAGAAGCTGGTCGCCGTCGGCTGCTTCTGCATCGGTACCAACCAGGTCGACCTGGACGCTGCCCGCGAGCGCGGTATCGCCGTATTCAACGCACCCTACTCCAACACCCGCTCGGTGGCCGAGCTGGTTCTCGCTCAGGCCATCCTGCTGCTGCGCGGCATTCCCGAGAAGAACGCCTCCTGCCACCGTGGCGGCTGGATCAAGTCGGCAGCCAACTCCTTCGAAATCCGCGGCAAGAAACTGGGCATTGTCGGCTACGGCTCGATCGGCACCCAGCTGTCGGTACTCGCCGAAGCCCTCGGCATGCAGGTGTTCTTCTACGACACCGTGACCAAGCTGCCGCTGGGCAACGCCCAGCAGATCGGCAAGCTGCATGACCTGCTCGGCCTGTGCGACATCGTCTCCCTGCACGTACCGGAGCTGCCGTCCACCCAGTGGATGATCGGCGAAGCGGAAATCCGCGCCATGAAGAAGGGCGGCATCCTGATCAACGCCGCGCGCGGCACCGTGGTCGAGCTCGACCACCTGGCTCAGGCGATCAAGGATGAGCACCTGATCGGCGCCGCCATCGACGTATTCCCGGTCGAGCCGAAGTCCAACGACGACATCTTCGAAAGCCCGTTGCGCGGCCTGGATCGCGTGATCCTGACCCCGCACATCGGCGGTTCCACCGCCGAAGCCCAGGCCAACATCGGCCTGGAAGTGGCCGAGAAGCTGGTCAAGTACAGCGACAACGGCACCTCGGTGTCCTCGGTCAACTTCCCGGAAGTGGCCTTGCCGGCGCACCCGGGCAAGCACCGTCTGCTGCACATCCACGCCAACGTGCCGGGCGTGATGAGCGAGATCAACAAGGTGTTCGCCGACAACGGCATCAACATCTCCGGCCAGTACCTG is a genomic window containing:
- a CDS encoding FAD-binding oxidoreductase, whose protein sequence is MTDLMPIDELKTLVEPGKVLTDAASLETYGKDWTRQYAPAPSAIVFPKTVEQVQAIVRWANAHKIALVPSGGRTGLSAAAVAANGEVVVSFDYMNQILDFDESNRTVVCQPGVVTGVLQQFAEDKGLYYPVDFASSGSSQIGGNIGTNAGGIKVIRYGLTRNWVAGLKVVTGTGELLELNKDLIKNATGYDLRQLFIGAEGTLGFVVEATMRLDRAPRNLTAMVLGTADFDSIMPVLHAFQSKLDLTAFEFFSDKGLARIMARGDVPSPFDTPCPFYALLEFEASSEEVASEALSTFEHCIEQGWVLDGVMSQSQTQLKNLWKLREYLSETISHHTPYKNDISVTVSKVPAFLRDIDAIVTEHYPDYEVVWYGHIGDGNLHLNILKPEHMDKEAFFASCARVNKWVFETVERYNGSISAEHGVGLVKRDYLQYSRSPAEIAYMKAIKAVFDPNGIMNPGKIFA
- a CDS encoding fumarylacetoacetate hydrolase family protein, whose translation is MSYQHQYIDGTRIHFPLGKVVCVGRNYAEHAKELNNPLPTEPMLFIKPGSCVVPLEGGFSIPQDRGSVHYEVEIAVLIGKPLSRKPNEEEVLDAISGFAPALDLTLRDVQNKLKDKGHPWEPAKSFDGACVLAPFVPGDAVSDLADIGIRLTINGEVRQDGTSADMIFPIVPVIQEMAGHFNLQPGDVILTGTPAGVGPLNTGDELVLDLVGHSSFASRVI
- the serA gene encoding phosphoglycerate dehydrogenase → MSTTSLDKSKIKFLLLEGVHQNAVDTLKASGYTNIEYLKTALSGDELKEKIADAHFIGIRSRTQLTEEIFDCAKKLVAVGCFCIGTNQVDLDAARERGIAVFNAPYSNTRSVAELVLAQAILLLRGIPEKNASCHRGGWIKSAANSFEIRGKKLGIVGYGSIGTQLSVLAEALGMQVFFYDTVTKLPLGNAQQIGKLHDLLGLCDIVSLHVPELPSTQWMIGEAEIRAMKKGGILINAARGTVVELDHLAQAIKDEHLIGAAIDVFPVEPKSNDDIFESPLRGLDRVILTPHIGGSTAEAQANIGLEVAEKLVKYSDNGTSVSSVNFPEVALPAHPGKHRLLHIHANVPGVMSEINKVFADNGINISGQYLQTNDKVGYVVIDVDADYSDLALEKLQQVNGTIRSRVLF